CATATCCTGATTTTGCAATTGATCATGAAGCCAGGGAATTTCATCAACCATCAATTCATTTTTAAAATCTTGAGCAACATCAATTTCTGTGGAATACCAGTTGTTCGATCTTACAAAATTCGTTTTCTTTTCGTCCAATCGATACACAAAGGCACGATCGATATTTATGAAATTGCCGATTTTCATTAAACTTTCATCTACAGCAGCTTCTATTTTGTTTGTAGTCAAATTTATAAAATTTGTAGAAATTTGATTGATTAGTTTTTCGAACTTTACCCTGAATTCCAAAGCCTGCTTCACTTTTCTTTCTTCGGTCACATCCTCTTTTACGGCAATCAAATGAATAATATTGCCTTCATCATCGAACACAGGAGAAATGGAGGCTAATTCCCAATAACGCAAACCGTTTTTCTTCTGATTCAAAAATTCACCGGTCCAGGTTTTACCGGAAAGCACAGTATCCCAGAGTTCTTCATAAAATTCTTGTTCATGATATTCTGTTTTAAGAATTCGCGGATTTTTGCCGATCACTTCTTCCGATTTGTAACCGGTGACTTTCACAAATTTCGGATTTACATATTCTATATTTCCATTCGGATCGGTGATCACCACCGAAGCAGAACTTTGTTCCACAGCATGAAAAAGCATCTTGATCTTATTTTCTGCTTCTGTTTGGGTTCGCAACAACTCGTTGTGCCTTACAGCTTGTTCCACCGTTACCGGCAAGAGCTGCAGATAATGGCGTTCGTTATCTTTGATCAGATAATCATGCGCACCTTCTTTCATTGCTTTTACTGCCACTTCTTCATCACCGCTTCCGGTAACAAAAATGAAAGGAATTTTAGTAGATTTATCAAGTATATCAAAGGCATTTCCATCACCAAGATTAAAATCGGCAATGATGATATCAAAATCATTTTCATTTAAGATTTTCTTAGCATTTTCCACCGAATCTGCTATCATAAAATCATAGGGAAGGTCCTGATTTTTTACAAGACGTTTAAAAGCCATTTGATCTATCACATCATCTTCTACCAGCAATACTTTTATTTTTTTGTCTTCAATATCCACCATTTTATCACCTTTAAAAAATAATTTCTGTTATTCTTTTTTTTGCTTCAATTTTGGAATTGTAAATATCACTTTTAGGCCTTCTCCCGGTTCTGATTCCAACCAGATTTTGCCGTCGTATTTATCGATGATCTTTTTTACAATTGCCAAACCTATTCCGGTTCCGTCGATATCATCTTTGCTTTCCAGAGTCTGGAATATCTGGAATACTTTACTGAAGTATTTTGCATCAATTCCGGGTCCGTTATCTTCCACAGAGAATTGCCATTCCGATCCCTTATCTTCAGATTTTATCTGGATCAGCCCTGTATCTTTATCATTATATTTTATCGAGTTTTCAATAAGATTTTCAAATATCTGTTCTACCCTGGTCCTTTCAAATACAATTTCAGGAAGATTTTCCTGAACTTTAATTTGAATTTTTTGCGGAATTGATAGTTTGTGGGTAACATTTTTAATGAGTTTGTTCATGTTTACTTTGATCTTTTCTGCATCAAAATTCACGACATTCACATACTCAAAAATTGCTTCAATTAGCTGATGCATTCTTTCAGTTCTTCCCACAAGAAGATTCATGTTCTTTTTGCCTTCCTCTGTCAGATTATTCTCTTCATCCATCAGAACCCAATTTGCCAAAGTGTTTATTGCTCTGAGAGGAGATTTCAGATCGTGGGAAGTTATGTTAGCAAAATCCATGAGATCTTTGTTGGTCTTCTTCAATTCTCTCAAGGCTTTCAGCATTTTTTCTTCATCAATTTTTCTTTCGGTTACGTTTCGGATCGAACCGATTATCTTTATCCCATCACTCGAATCATCTTTTAAAACTCTGGCACTAATTGAGCACGGAATAAAATTTCCATCAGGATCAGAGAAAGAAATATCAAAATTATCGATCTCTTTTTGCTGTCTGATCACTTTCAAGAAAACATCTTCACATTCCAGATCGGTACAAATGAACCCAAGTTTCTTGCCAATAATCTGATCTCGATCGAGATGAATCAGGTTTCTGATAGATGGACTTATATCTTTGATCCAACCCTCTTCATCAAGCTCAAAATAAACATCTTTCATATTATCGAAAATACTCTGATATTCATTTTTGGTGTCTTCAGGTTCTTCTACGCCTTTAAATTTTGAAGTAGTTATGTCGTCTATCTGCATGAAGGAAATAACGATCGCAAGAGGATTTTTTTCAGCATCGCGAAGTAATTCCGGTTTTGCTAAAAGATACTTGGAATTTTCTTCATCTCCTTTGGTTCTTAAATAAAAATCTGTACTTCGCCACTGATCCAGATTATCAAAAGATGGTATTGGATTATCATCTGCTTTAAAAAAAATCTTTATATTTTTCTCCAGTAAATTGCTTGTTTTTATACCAAAAAGGTTGGCCATTTCCGGATTGCAGAAAATGATCTTTCCCTGCAAATTGGTAATGGAAACAGGATGTTTGATGGAAATAATTGCTTTCTTAAGAAGATCGAGTCTCGAAGTATTTTTCTGCATTTCTTCAAAAGATATCTGCATTTTCTTATATGTAGAAGATATTTTACGAAGTCGATTCAATTCGCTGGTCTGTTCTTCCAGAGATTTTAGCAATGTTCTAGATTTATAGCGATATTTCTTTTCTTCCTTTTCTTCAACTTGCCTCAATTCATTTCGCAGTTTAAACTGAATCATCATTAAAACAATGATGAAAATAAAGGCAATTATAAGAAGTATCAGAATGACATATGACAGAGTTCCCCAAGATGATTTTGATGATCTTATATTAGGATTTGAATTGGATGTTCTATTGAATTGTCCTGAGGAATTGCCAAGAACGATGGAATCTTTTTTTGTAGAATTTTCCTGGGTTCGAATAAAATTGTCCTGAGAAAATAAGCTAAAGCAAATTATAGTGAGTAATAAAAGAATTAGTGATTTTTTTCTCATAAATCTCCTGTTTTCGAGATTAATAAATTCCTAAATAGGGAACTCACAGATATCCCAATAATTTTCTATCTTTTTTATCATTTCCACAAATTCCTGGTAATTTACCGATTTGATAATATATCCGGCAACCCCAAGTTTATAGGAATCCAACTTATCTTGTTCCGAACGAGATGTAGTGAGTACAACAACAGGAATGCTAAGTAATTTCTCATCTTGTTTTATAGTACGCAAGAATTCAATTCCATTCATACGGGGCATATTCAAATCCAATAGAATAATTGCCGGAAGCTCCATGATTTCACTTTGCAGGTATTCCAAAGCATCTTCCCCATTTTGTTTCACAATAACTTCATTCGAAACTTCGATCTCTTTTAAAGCTCGTTTCACCGTCATAGCATCTACCAGATCGTCTTCAACAACTAAAATTGGTCTGTTACTTTTCATAAATAAACCCCAAAATCTATTCTTCTGTTTTCATTTTTGGAAGTGTAAAATAAAAAGTTGTTCCTTCTCCCAATTTGGAATTCAACCATACTTTTCCGCCATACATTTCTACAATTTTTTTGATAACCGTAAGGCCCACACCCGTGCTGTTATTTTGATCTCTGGGTTGTAACATATGAAAGATCTTGAAGATCTTATCATAATCCTTTTCCGCAATTCCAGGTCCGTTATCCGAAACAGAAAATTTCCAGAATTCTGCATTATCTTCACATCCTATCTTGATCTCACCCTTTGGTTTATCGATATATTTTAGCGCATTGCTGAGCAGATTTTGGAAAATTTGTTTTATTCTGGTTTTTTCCAATTTCACAGTAGGAAGTACATTAACTATCTCGATATTCATGTTCTTCGGTGGAGCCAGAAGATCGATAATATCCGGAACTGTTTTACTAAGATCTAATTCTACATGCTCTTCATGCAACCGTCCAATTCTGGAATATTCCAGAACTCCATTTATCAATCTATCCATGCGTTTCACGCGTGATTTCAGTAAGTTCAACTGTTCTTTTCCATCTTCATCAAATTTATCTTCATAATCACTTACAAGCCAGGTCGCCAATGAATTTATTCCTCGAAGTGGTGCCTTCAAATCGTGAGAAACAATATAGGCAAAATCTTTTAATTCAGTATTTATGCTTTCAATTTTGACCATTGCTTTCTCCAATTCTTTCTCATGTTTATGGGAAAGCATAAACAAGGTTTGAAAATTTCTGGTAGATTTTATACGTAGATAATTTGCCAGGAAAGAAACATAAAATGAAAGCAGAAGAATTACCGAAATATCCTTCCAATATTCAGTGAAATTATTGAGGATAAGTTGATGGACCACAGTTAACAGGATGATAATAATTGAAATAAAATACCATTTAAAAGAAAGATAAAATATGCCACATCCAATAATAAGTAAAATTATGTAAATTATGTAAATGATATCACCTGTAAATTTTATATATTGGATGCTGTTGAAAAGTAAAATACCTAAAATTATCGTGCCTAATAAATGACTATATTTTGGCTTCATTTTTATGCTCATCACCAGGTTCATAACGGCAAAAAGCAGCAAGAATGACATCACAGTCTGCAGCACTGTCATCATGTTTGCGTTGAACATTGTAAGATGAGCAATAGCAAATATCAAGAAAAGAAATGTAACAGCAAAAGAAAGAGCTTTTACACTGGAATAGAAAATTTCATCGATGCGATTTTCGAGTTCTTTTGGTTCTACTTCAATATTGATCTTTTTCTTTGGTTTTACATCGTCTATGCTCATATCCAACCCCTTATGAAAAAATTAATAATCATCAATTAATTTTACGTTTGTAATTTATAAATTATATAGCTTGATTTGTAAATACTTTTTTTATATGAAATTAATTTTTATAAAAAAAAGGGCAGCAATAGCTGCCCATTCAATAATTTATTCTTCTGGTTTCATTTGGGGAAAGAGGATTACTTCCTTGATAGAAGTATTACCCGTGAATAGCATTACCAGACGGTCGATGCCGATTCCCAATCCACCAGTCGGCGGCATTCCATATTCCAATGCTTCCAGGAAATCTTCATCTACCACGTTTGCTTCAACGTCTCCCATTTCTCGCAGTTTGGACTGCGCTTCCAGCCTTTCTCTTTGCTCGATAGGATCATTTAATTCTGTGAAAGCATTTCCATACTCGTTTCCATTTATGAACAATTCGAATCTTTCCGTAAGAAGTGGATTTCCAGGTTTTTCTTTTGCCAGAGGAGAAATCTCTTTCGGAAAATCGGTAACAAATGTCGGTTGAACCAACTTTGGTTCCACGAAATGTTCAAATAAAGCTTCGATCAATTTTCCTGCTCCGGCAGTTGGTTCGATTTCGATCTCATGTTTTTCGCAAAATGTTTTGATCTTTTTATAATCAAAATCGGAAGCATCAAAACCACTTTCTTCTTTTATCAATTCGATCATTCCGGCTCTTCGCCAGGGCTTTTTTAGATGAATTTCCGTTCCCATAAAATCGATGGTTTCAATTCCAAAAACTTCCTTGGCAATATGAAGGATCATATCTTCCGTGATATCCATCATTCCGTTTATATCGGTATAAGATTGATACAATTCCATCATGGTAAATTCGGGATTGTGAGTTCTGTCCATTCCTTCATTTCGGAAATTTTTACCGATTTCATAAACACGTTCAATTCCGCCCACGATCAATCTTTTCAGATAAAGTTCCAGAGCAATTCGCAAGTACAGATCGATGTCCAAAGTATTATGATGAGAAATGAAAGGTCGGGCATTTGCCCCGCCATAAAGTGGCTGCAAGATTGGGGTTTCCACTTCCACGAAACCTTTAGAATCCAGGAAATCCCGCATCGCTTTTATCATTCGAGAGCGAATAACAAATGTATCTTTCACTTCCGGATTCAAAAGCAGATCGAGATAGCGTTTACGATAACGCAGTTCAATGTCATGAAATTCATCATAACGCTGCAGCTTACCGTCTACAACTTTTTCTTTTACAGTGGGAAGTGGTTTCAAACTTTTTGCCAGCATCGTCACCTGGCTGGCTCGAATGGAATATTCTCCTATTTTGGTTATAAAACACTCACCTTCGATCTGCACGAAATCTCCCAGATCAAATAACTTGTAAACTTCGTAATTTTCTTCGCCAACGTTATCTTTTCTCACGAAGATCTGAATTCTGCCGGAATCATCAGAAATATTGCCAAATCCTACTTTTCCCTGGCGCCGCATCGCATTCAAACGTCCAGTGATTGTAACCTTTTCACCACTTTCCAAAAATTTATCTTTT
The genomic region above belongs to Candidatus Cloacimonadota bacterium and contains:
- a CDS encoding PAS domain-containing protein → MIQFKLRNELRQVEEKEEKKYRYKSRTLLKSLEEQTSELNRLRKISSTYKKMQISFEEMQKNTSRLDLLKKAIISIKHPVSITNLQGKIIFCNPEMANLFGIKTSNLLEKNIKIFFKADDNPIPSFDNLDQWRSTDFYLRTKGDEENSKYLLAKPELLRDAEKNPLAIVISFMQIDDITTSKFKGVEEPEDTKNEYQSIFDNMKDVYFELDEEGWIKDISPSIRNLIHLDRDQIIGKKLGFICTDLECEDVFLKVIRQQKEIDNFDISFSDPDGNFIPCSISARVLKDDSSDGIKIIGSIRNVTERKIDEEKMLKALRELKKTNKDLMDFANITSHDLKSPLRAINTLANWVLMDEENNLTEEGKKNMNLLVGRTERMHQLIEAIFEYVNVVNFDAEKIKVNMNKLIKNVTHKLSIPQKIQIKVQENLPEIVFERTRVEQIFENLIENSIKYNDKDTGLIQIKSEDKGSEWQFSVEDNGPGIDAKYFSKVFQIFQTLESKDDIDGTGIGLAIVKKIIDKYDGKIWLESEPGEGLKVIFTIPKLKQKKE
- a CDS encoding response regulator produces the protein MKSNRPILVVEDDLVDAMTVKRALKEIEVSNEVIVKQNGEDALEYLQSEIMELPAIILLDLNMPRMNGIEFLRTIKQDEKLLSIPVVVLTTSRSEQDKLDSYKLGVAGYIIKSVNYQEFVEMIKKIENYWDICEFPI
- a CDS encoding GHKL domain-containing protein, which produces MSIDDVKPKKKINIEVEPKELENRIDEIFYSSVKALSFAVTFLFLIFAIAHLTMFNANMMTVLQTVMSFLLLFAVMNLVMSIKMKPKYSHLLGTIILGILLFNSIQYIKFTGDIIYIIYIILLIIGCGIFYLSFKWYFISIIIILLTVVHQLILNNFTEYWKDISVILLLSFYVSFLANYLRIKSTRNFQTLFMLSHKHEKELEKAMVKIESINTELKDFAYIVSHDLKAPLRGINSLATWLVSDYEDKFDEDGKEQLNLLKSRVKRMDRLINGVLEYSRIGRLHEEHVELDLSKTVPDIIDLLAPPKNMNIEIVNVLPTVKLEKTRIKQIFQNLLSNALKYIDKPKGEIKIGCEDNAEFWKFSVSDNGPGIAEKDYDKIFKIFHMLQPRDQNNSTGVGLTVIKKIVEMYGGKVWLNSKLGEGTTFYFTLPKMKTEE
- the lysS gene encoding lysine--tRNA ligase translates to MENINQLLKVRREKLQKVRDLGINPFPNRCKRTHKIGELIEQKDKFLESGEKVTITGRLNAMRRQGKVGFGNISDDSGRIQIFVRKDNVGEENYEVYKLFDLGDFVQIEGECFITKIGEYSIRASQVTMLAKSLKPLPTVKEKVVDGKLQRYDEFHDIELRYRKRYLDLLLNPEVKDTFVIRSRMIKAMRDFLDSKGFVEVETPILQPLYGGANARPFISHHNTLDIDLYLRIALELYLKRLIVGGIERVYEIGKNFRNEGMDRTHNPEFTMMELYQSYTDINGMMDITEDMILHIAKEVFGIETIDFMGTEIHLKKPWRRAGMIELIKEESGFDASDFDYKKIKTFCEKHEIEIEPTAGAGKLIEALFEHFVEPKLVQPTFVTDFPKEISPLAKEKPGNPLLTERFELFINGNEYGNAFTELNDPIEQRERLEAQSKLREMGDVEANVVDEDFLEALEYGMPPTGGLGIGIDRLVMLFTGNTSIKEVILFPQMKPEE